GGTGCAAAAGAAACCCGTTACTGACGTTTATTAGATCTATTCATCTATATATCGTTTCTTATGCATGAATAAGAAACTAAAGTTTCCATAACTCTAATGCCATCTTCTAGAAATCTGGATTCCTGCTGTTGGACATGTCAACTGGAAACGACATGGAGCCAAAGTATCCGAGGTGAGGTATGTATTTCATTACTCTTCATTTTCATGATGACTCAAAAGAAGTCACGCGAGAACGAGCTTTGCAGACTTATGTCACCGTCCCCCACTATTGTTAACTATTGACTAAACCACAAGTTTCTTTTTATAAAGTAGCATATTTGTCCATAATTTTCTCCAAAAGATAaagggatctcgtatctttttcACTTTTGGAAATTTACTTCTAGTGATATTAGACCACGTCCATTTGAAATAATTAACCCCTCACAAGGTGTAAATACAGAAGCAGTTGTCTTCATTTCATACAAACAAAGATAAAGCTGTGCTTTTCAACACAACAGAAAATTAGTTATTTTCAATGTATATCTTCCTTGTATGAGGCTTATGCTCTTTCGTTTAATTTCTCTACATGCTCTTGTGCTCTCCTGTCAGGCTTCCAAATTTAACAATGAGACGGACAAGCAAGCACTGGTAGAATTCCAGTCTCATCTATCAGAGAACAGCTTGGCTTCATGGAATGACTCTTTTGCTTTCTGCAAGTGGACGGGAGTAACATGTGGCAGGAGACACAAGAGAGTCACTGGTTTGGACCTTAGCGGGATGAAACTAAGCGGTGCTATCTCGCCCTCTATCGGTAACCTGTCTTTCCTTACATCTCTTAGCCTCTCAGGCAACTCTTTCCATGGTAGTATCCCTCTTGAGGTAGGGAAATTGTTTTGGCTTCAACACTTGAACATGAGCAGTAACGTTCTAGGAGGTGGGATTCCAGTAAGCAAATCCAACTGTTCTACCCTTTGGACCATCGATCTATCCTCCAACAATCTTGAACATGAAGTTCCTTCTGAATTAGGCTCACTTTCTTCACTTGTGCTTCTGTCTCTCCGAGTAAACAATCTGACAGGGAAGTTCCTGTTGGATATGGACCTGACCCTCCCAAAAAGCCCACAAGATAGCTGCTCAAACAGATAATTGAAACAGGGAAGGCTTGGCACGCCGACTGGCGAGTCGACGATCGACTTGACTCCAGACTGCTTTTAGCCGACCGAACGAGCGACTGAAAGCAGCCGACTCGACGATCCAAGATAGCAGTCCGACAGCTCGGCCCAATCAACGAAGAGGCCCATTAGGTCAAGACGAATTAGGTCAACAAGCAACCATCTATAAAAGGAGGAGTGGAGGAAATGATGAAAGGATCCGCAAATCTCTACATCACTTACTTTCGGCTAGAAACTAGGGTTTCATTTCTCTATTCTCGTCGACTTGTATTCTCCGGCGAACCAGCTTTCGCCGGTTCACTTCCTTGTTTTCCCCTCCTTGTAATACGACTGAGCAATCtcttgatctaataaaacacaTCTTTGTCTTGACGCACCGACGAGAACTCGTCCCTATCTCTTTACTAGTTTATCGACAGTCTTggttcaaacagttggcgcccaccgtggggcagaCAGAGTAGCGTCAGCAAAGATCATGGCTCGCTCAGACTTGCCGTCCGGCGACGAGTCACCACCGACAGAAGCTGCTCCGACAGCAGCAGCTTTCGAAGACACTATACTAGAACGGATGTCTCAGCAAGACGCCATTCAGAAGGCGAAGAACGAGCAGTCAGCTGCTATCGCCGCAATCTTAGTTCCCTTGGCCGGAAACTCAGCAGATCCGGCCACGACGGTTCGGAGACAGCTGTTCGACACCTATCGAACAGCCGGCGTCAAGACAACAGCAAATACAAATGCCGTCCAGGCCCAAACACCCAGCGGCGTAGATCTCGTCACTGTCCGGGAACTTGCCGAGCTTAAGCAGTCGTTCCTGGATATGAAAGACCGGATGCTCGAAGGACCCAACTCCGCGCCGTTAATCAAACACGTCCTAGCCGAAACCCTAAAAACCTCATTTTCCCGGCGAATCACCGATGCACGGTACCGACCAGCGGAGAAAATCCACCTTCCGACTTTCGCTGGAAAGGCCGACCCCACTGACCATATCACCGCTTTCAATATCGTAATGGGTCGAACCAACTTTTCCGATGAGGAAAGAGACGCAGGCTATTGTTGGCTCTTCGTCGAGAGTCTTCAAGGACCAGCCCTCGGATGGTTCACTGGATTGAAACGAGATGCCATCAACGATTTTCACGACCTATCGGCCGCTTTCCTCAAGTAGTACAGAATGTTCACGAG
The window above is part of the Brassica napus cultivar Da-Ae chromosome C3, Da-Ae, whole genome shotgun sequence genome. Proteins encoded here:
- the LOC106436526 gene encoding LOW QUALITY PROTEIN: uncharacterized protein LOC106436526 (The sequence of the model RefSeq protein was modified relative to this genomic sequence to represent the inferred CDS: inserted 1 base in 1 codon; substituted 2 bases at 2 genomic stop codons); this translates as MGLFVDWAELSDCYLGSSSRLLSVARSLSCGLFGRVRSISNRNFPVRLFTRRDRSTSEESEPNSEGTSCSRLLEDRSMVQRVEQLDXAYWNPTSXNVTAHVQVLKPKQFPYLKRDTTMERVAXEAKRCKERQVTDRGRDSTA